The proteins below come from a single Afipia felis ATCC 53690 genomic window:
- a CDS encoding ligase-associated DNA damage response DEXH box helicase, giving the protein MALIEPSSLHPLLPDAFLRWFAARGWAPRVHQLALLEKAFEGRSTLLIAPTGAGKTLAGFLPTLVELGSPKPSRSRLISTGRDVRQGEGLHTLYISPLKALAVDIARNLERPIADMKLPIRVETRTGDTPASRRQRQRRYPPDIMLTTPEQLALLLSSDDAPYMFSSLKRIVLDELHALVTSKRGDLLALGLARLWTLAPQVTAIGLSATVAEPESLCRFLVPQKQGETRAADLVIADAGAAPVVEMLDTRERLPWAGHSARHALHEIYDLVKANKTTLMFVNTRSQAEMLFQDLWRINDDNLSIALHHGSLDVAQRRKVEDAMAAGKLRGVVCTSSLDLGIDWGDIDLVINVGAPKGASRLMQRIGRANHRLDEPSRAVMVPANRFEVLECRAAIDAVAENAQDTPPLRSGALDVLAQHVLGRACGEPFLADELYDEVRSAAPYAELARADFDDVIDFVATGGYALKSYERFARIKQDKSGRWRVANPKVRQSYRLNVGTIVEEPMLKVRLVRARRGGSGVTGPIARGGRLLGEIEEYFIEGLVSGDTFVFGGEIVRYEALVEDQVYVSRANDADAKVPSYMGGKFPLSTYLAERVRLLLADRKAWAALPEQVRDWLSLQAAFSQVPGPRELVVETFPRADKHYLVCYPFEGRLAHQTLGMLLTRRLERARVRPLGFVANEYALAVWMLGDASAMIRNGQLDLDALFDPDMLGDDLEAWLAESALMKRTFRTCAVISGLIPRRFAGEEKSRRQVLFSTDLVYDVLRKHQPDHVLLRAARADAATGLLDIRRLSDMLARIKRRITHRELDRISPLAVPVMLEIGREAVYGEASDELLAEAAEELVKEAMARDS; this is encoded by the coding sequence GTGGCTCTGATCGAACCCTCATCCCTCCATCCTCTGTTGCCGGATGCGTTTTTGCGCTGGTTTGCCGCGCGCGGCTGGGCGCCGCGCGTGCATCAGCTCGCACTATTGGAAAAGGCGTTCGAAGGCCGCTCGACTTTGCTGATTGCGCCGACAGGCGCGGGCAAGACACTGGCGGGATTCCTGCCGACACTGGTGGAATTGGGATCGCCCAAACCCTCCCGCTCCAGACTCATTTCCACCGGGCGTGACGTCCGGCAGGGCGAAGGCCTCCACACACTTTACATTTCGCCACTGAAGGCGCTCGCGGTCGATATCGCACGTAACCTCGAACGCCCGATCGCCGACATGAAGCTGCCGATCCGGGTCGAGACCCGCACCGGCGACACACCCGCCTCCCGCCGTCAGCGGCAACGGCGCTATCCGCCGGACATCATGCTGACGACGCCGGAGCAGCTTGCGCTGCTGCTGTCGTCCGATGATGCGCCCTATATGTTTTCGTCGCTCAAGCGCATCGTGCTCGACGAACTGCATGCACTGGTTACCTCGAAGCGCGGCGACCTGCTCGCACTCGGCCTCGCACGGCTGTGGACGCTTGCACCGCAGGTAACCGCCATCGGCCTGTCCGCCACGGTGGCCGAGCCCGAGTCGCTGTGCCGCTTTCTGGTGCCGCAAAAACAAGGTGAGACGCGTGCAGCCGATCTGGTGATTGCTGATGCAGGGGCCGCACCGGTCGTCGAAATGCTCGACACACGCGAGCGCCTGCCCTGGGCCGGGCATTCGGCACGCCATGCGCTACATGAAATCTACGATCTGGTGAAGGCGAACAAGACCACGCTGATGTTCGTCAACACCCGCTCGCAGGCAGAGATGCTGTTTCAGGATCTGTGGCGCATCAACGACGACAACCTCTCCATCGCTTTGCATCATGGCTCGCTCGACGTCGCGCAGCGCCGCAAGGTCGAGGATGCGATGGCGGCCGGCAAACTGCGCGGCGTGGTCTGCACCTCCTCACTCGATCTCGGCATCGACTGGGGTGACATCGATCTCGTCATCAATGTCGGCGCGCCGAAAGGTGCTTCGCGCCTGATGCAACGGATCGGCCGCGCCAACCATCGCCTCGATGAACCTTCGCGTGCGGTGATGGTGCCTGCCAATCGGTTCGAAGTTCTGGAGTGCCGAGCCGCCATCGACGCTGTAGCGGAGAACGCGCAGGACACCCCGCCGCTGCGCTCCGGCGCGCTTGACGTGCTGGCGCAGCATGTGCTCGGCCGCGCTTGCGGCGAACCATTCCTTGCGGACGAACTCTATGACGAAGTGCGCAGCGCCGCGCCCTATGCGGAATTGGCGCGCGCCGACTTCGACGACGTGATCGATTTCGTCGCCACCGGCGGCTATGCGCTGAAAAGCTACGAGCGCTTCGCGCGCATCAAGCAGGATAAATCGGGACGCTGGCGTGTCGCCAATCCGAAAGTGCGGCAGAGCTACCGTCTCAATGTCGGCACCATTGTCGAGGAGCCGATGCTGAAGGTGCGTCTCGTCCGCGCGCGACGTGGTGGTAGCGGCGTGACCGGACCGATCGCGCGCGGCGGACGGCTGTTAGGTGAGATCGAGGAGTATTTCATCGAGGGCCTGGTGAGTGGCGATACCTTCGTATTCGGCGGCGAGATCGTGCGCTACGAGGCACTGGTGGAAGATCAGGTCTATGTCTCACGCGCCAACGACGCCGACGCCAAGGTGCCGTCCTACATGGGCGGCAAGTTTCCGCTCTCGACCTATCTCGCCGAGCGCGTGCGCCTGCTGCTCGCGGACCGCAAGGCATGGGCGGCATTGCCCGAGCAGGTGCGCGACTGGCTGTCGCTGCAGGCGGCGTTCTCGCAAGTGCCGGGGCCGCGCGAACTGGTGGTTGAAACCTTCCCGCGCGCCGACAAGCATTATCTCGTCTGCTATCCATTCGAGGGACGCCTCGCGCACCAAACCCTCGGCATGCTGCTGACGCGGCGGCTGGAGCGTGCCCGGGTGCGACCTTTGGGATTTGTCGCCAACGAATACGCGCTGGCGGTCTGGATGCTGGGCGATGCCTCGGCGATGATCCGCAACGGCCAGCTCGATCTCGATGCACTGTTTGATCCTGACATGCTCGGCGACGATCTTGAGGCCTGGCTCGCCGAATCCGCGCTGATGAAGCGCACCTTCCGCACCTGCGCGGTGATCTCGGGGCTGATCCCGCGCCGTTTCGCCGGCGAGGAAAAATCGCGGCGGCAAGTGCTGTTCTCGACCGACCTCGTCTATGACGTGCTGCGCAAGCACCAGCCTGACCATGTACTGCTGCGCGCTGCCCGCGCCGACGCCGCCACTGGCCTTTTGGACATCCGTCGCCTCAGCGATATGCTGGCGCGGATCAAGCGACGAATCACCCATCGGGAACTCGACCGGATTTCCCCACTCGCAGTGCCGGTGATGCTGGAAATCGGGCGCGAGGCGGTCTATGGCGAAGCCTCCGACGAACTGCTGGCGGAAGCCGCCGAGGAACTCGTGAAAGAAGCAATGGCGCGGGACTCATGA
- a CDS encoding ligase-associated DNA damage response exonuclease, translated as MRPQDILLPTAAGLCCKPGGFHIDPVRPVERALITHGHSDHARPGHGAVLATQETLDIMRLRYGDNFAGSTQVISYGEPLKLGKIEVSFHPAGHVLGSAQIAVDHGGLRIVASGDYKDAPDPTCTPFEIVSCDVFITEATFGLPIFRHGDADGEIRKLLDSVSLFPERAHLVGAYSLGKAQRVMALLRKAGYGAPIYLHGAMESITRYYQSRGIDLGELRLARDARKADLAGTITLAPPSAITDIWTRRFPDPVAAFASGWMRTRARARQKGIELPLVISDHADWNGLTATIAATGAGEVWVTHGQEDALVHWCETKGLKARPLDLVGYGEEDEGASVVAEEGGAA; from the coding sequence ATGCGCCCCCAGGATATCCTGTTGCCCACCGCCGCCGGGCTTTGCTGCAAGCCGGGCGGCTTTCATATCGATCCTGTCCGGCCGGTGGAGCGGGCGCTCATCACCCACGGCCATTCGGATCATGCCCGGCCGGGTCATGGTGCGGTGCTGGCGACGCAGGAAACCCTCGACATCATGCGGCTGCGCTACGGCGATAATTTCGCTGGCTCGACGCAGGTGATTTCCTATGGCGAGCCTCTCAAGCTCGGCAAGATCGAGGTCAGCTTCCATCCCGCAGGCCATGTACTCGGCTCGGCACAGATCGCGGTGGATCATGGCGGCCTGCGTATCGTCGCCTCCGGGGACTATAAGGATGCTCCGGACCCGACCTGCACGCCGTTCGAGATCGTGTCGTGCGATGTGTTCATCACCGAGGCGACATTTGGATTGCCGATCTTCCGGCATGGCGATGCGGACGGCGAAATCCGCAAGCTGCTCGATTCCGTTTCGCTGTTTCCCGAGCGCGCGCATCTGGTGGGGGCCTATTCGCTCGGCAAGGCGCAACGCGTGATGGCGCTGTTGCGCAAAGCCGGTTACGGCGCACCAATTTATTTGCACGGCGCGATGGAAAGTATCACGCGCTATTATCAGAGCCGCGGCATCGATCTTGGCGAATTGCGGCTTGCCCGTGATGCCAGGAAGGCCGATCTGGCGGGTACCATCACGCTGGCGCCGCCATCCGCCATCACCGATATCTGGACGCGACGCTTTCCCGATCCGGTGGCCGCCTTCGCCTCGGGCTGGATGCGCACGCGTGCCCGCGCGCGCCAGAAGGGCATAGAACTGCCGCTCGTTATTTCAGATCATGCTGACTGGAATGGTCTCACCGCGACCATCGCCGCGACCGGTGCGGGCGAAGTCTGGGTAACGCACGGGCAGGAAGATGCGCTGGTGCATTGGTGCGAAACCAAGGGGCTGAAAGCACGGCCGCTCGATCTCGTCGGCTATGGCGAGGAAGATGAAGGGGCGAGCGTGGTTGCGGAAGAGGGCGGCGCCGCATGA